One segment of Olsenella uli DSM 7084 DNA contains the following:
- a CDS encoding sugar isomerase encodes MDATGYATQILADEGTVKQVYWVACGGSVIDLYPAHCLINATSATVESAIFTGAEFNAFPPAKLGPDSLVVTCSHSGGTPETVEASEIGRSRGAYVLAMTNQAGSRIDSGEWPCWVYEWEDDTPQAERPAGFSLALAAALMATQDGYDEVDALAAGIAQLDGIIASAKPRVEAELGPRFAELCREHDFLYALGSGPTFCQTYGFAICSLMEMQWQHCSYINSAEYFHGPFECTEDGVFYFLQKGSGANRAIDERAERFLATHTDTLMVLDSADYGMLDVDESVRSYLDPIFFYEMNVSLRGVRGKAFGHDPDLRRYMGVVEY; translated from the coding sequence ATGGACGCAACTGGCTACGCAACGCAGATCCTGGCAGACGAGGGCACGGTGAAGCAGGTCTACTGGGTCGCCTGCGGCGGCTCCGTCATCGACCTCTACCCGGCACACTGCCTGATCAACGCGACGAGCGCCACCGTGGAGAGCGCCATCTTCACGGGTGCGGAGTTCAACGCCTTCCCGCCCGCAAAGCTCGGCCCTGACTCACTGGTCGTCACCTGCAGCCACTCAGGCGGCACGCCTGAGACCGTCGAGGCAAGCGAGATTGGCAGGTCCCGTGGCGCCTACGTGCTTGCCATGACCAACCAGGCCGGCTCCAGGATCGATAGCGGCGAGTGGCCCTGCTGGGTGTATGAGTGGGAGGACGACACACCTCAGGCGGAAAGGCCCGCGGGCTTCTCGCTTGCCCTTGCCGCAGCGCTGATGGCCACCCAGGACGGCTACGACGAGGTCGACGCCCTCGCTGCCGGCATCGCACAACTCGACGGCATCATCGCCTCTGCTAAGCCGCGTGTGGAGGCGGAACTTGGCCCCCGCTTCGCCGAGCTCTGCCGCGAGCATGACTTCCTCTACGCGCTGGGCTCCGGTCCCACCTTCTGCCAGACCTATGGATTTGCCATCTGCTCCCTGATGGAGATGCAGTGGCAGCACTGCTCGTACATCAACTCGGCCGAGTACTTCCACGGCCCCTTCGAGTGCACCGAGGACGGCGTCTTCTACTTCCTGCAGAAGGGGTCCGGCGCCAACCGCGCCATCGACGAGCGCGCCGAGCGCTTCCTCGCCACCCACACCGACACGCTCATGGTCCTCGACTCGGCCGACTACGGCATGCTCGACGTCGACGAGTCCGTCCGCAGCTACCTCGACCCGATCTTCTTCTACGAGATGAACGTGTCGCTGCGCGGCGTTCGCGGCAAGGCCTTTGGCCACGATCCCGACCTGCGTCGCTACATGGGCGTCGTCGAGTACTAG
- a CDS encoding PfkB family carbohydrate kinase: MQEQNLDVSVCGFGDNVVDVYEHVRTMYPGGNAVNFAVYAKKAGVRRAAYMGYFGSDDRAEHVIRSLHEEGIELVKCKQLIGENGYSCVSIAEDGDRIWGDYNQGGIRGESRYVLDRFDVEYLRQFDIVHSGNYCYTERQLHKIHEAGIPLSFDFSDDSTWEYYQEVAPNVTYAFFSASGLSVDETHDRLRKVHELGPKWVSATRGVEGCYAFDGERFYRQESKPVARMRDAMGAGDSFLTAFLVRSADARKRGASEEEAYKAGLAYAAEFASDVCCAQDGSWGHGLRY; the protein is encoded by the coding sequence ATGCAGGAGCAGAATCTGGACGTCAGCGTCTGTGGCTTTGGTGACAACGTCGTCGACGTGTACGAGCATGTCAGGACCATGTACCCCGGCGGCAACGCCGTCAACTTCGCGGTCTATGCCAAGAAGGCCGGCGTGAGGCGTGCCGCCTACATGGGCTACTTCGGCAGCGACGACCGTGCCGAGCACGTGATACGGAGCCTGCACGAGGAGGGTATCGAGCTCGTCAAGTGCAAGCAGCTCATCGGCGAGAACGGTTACTCCTGCGTGTCCATCGCCGAGGACGGCGACCGCATCTGGGGCGACTACAACCAGGGCGGCATCCGCGGCGAGTCCCGTTATGTGCTCGACCGCTTTGACGTGGAGTACCTGCGGCAGTTCGACATCGTTCACTCGGGCAACTACTGCTACACCGAGCGCCAGCTGCACAAGATCCATGAGGCCGGCATCCCGCTTTCATTCGACTTCTCCGACGACTCCACGTGGGAGTACTACCAGGAGGTCGCCCCCAACGTGACCTACGCGTTCTTCTCCGCCTCTGGCCTGAGCGTCGACGAGACGCACGACCGCCTGCGCAAGGTCCACGAGCTGGGCCCCAAGTGGGTCTCGGCCACGCGCGGCGTCGAGGGCTGCTATGCCTTTGACGGCGAGAGGTTCTACCGCCAGGAGTCCAAGCCTGTCGCGCGGATGCGCGACGCCATGGGCGCGGGCGACTCCTTCCTCACGGCGTTCCTCGTGAGGAGCGCCGACGCCCGCAAGAGGGGCGCCTCTGAGGAGGAGGCGTACAAGGCGGGACTCGCGTATGCCGCAGAGTTTGCCTCCGACGTGTGCTGCGCGCAGGACGGCAGCTGGGGTCACGGTCTCAGGTACTAG
- a CDS encoding amidohydrolase has product MRDRSDRLVVLSQNVFPATGTGSLDGFVATEGNRIVAVGPRGDARPYVDAATRVIDAGERTVLPGMTDNHTFFAGWALLSLGCDLSHAHDVRVAIEALLAFAQPLGEGEPVFGHGWNAGDFGPDAASILDEAFPDRPVVAFTADRGTCWMNTAARERYGFSPDECYAEKTWRMMGDYLRDPRMRGLYHQYMRMLNARGITQIKEMTFDDYYGFADVMERMERDDELTVRVSMMSQPVGRGMDLEHGRRMRERFRGPFVSFSGFNRMTDRSIGSGMAELKEPYLDDPGSRCGASVEWGLIEDELEAADDAGFRYSLHCQGDAAVAHVVELYGRCRKGDSGRLLQRHAITDLELADPEDIERLGALGGVCEVYPQIQSLDKKADLLAMVSRKIGPKRFGHYWMRRQMWDAGCKVACGTDLPLMLPSIGEAIYCGCGGHFDDGGTAREENMLTVPEMLLAWTANGAYDCYAEDRLGTLEPGKLADIVVLEADVLHADPADVREVNAALTVSDGRVAYDGLT; this is encoded by the coding sequence ATGCGAGACAGGTCGGACAGGTTGGTAGTCCTTTCCCAGAACGTCTTTCCCGCAACGGGAACCGGGTCTCTCGACGGCTTCGTCGCGACCGAGGGCAACCGCATCGTGGCGGTGGGCCCGCGCGGCGATGCCCGGCCATACGTCGACGCCGCCACGCGCGTGATCGATGCGGGCGAGCGCACGGTGCTGCCGGGCATGACCGACAACCACACCTTCTTTGCCGGATGGGCCCTCCTCTCGCTTGGCTGCGACCTCTCGCACGCGCACGACGTGCGGGTTGCGATCGAGGCGCTTCTCGCCTTCGCCCAGCCGCTGGGAGAGGGCGAGCCCGTGTTCGGGCACGGCTGGAACGCGGGGGACTTTGGCCCCGACGCCGCATCCATTCTGGATGAGGCATTCCCTGACCGCCCCGTCGTGGCGTTCACCGCAGATCGAGGCACGTGCTGGATGAACACCGCGGCACGCGAGCGCTATGGCTTCTCGCCCGATGAGTGCTATGCCGAGAAGACCTGGCGCATGATGGGCGACTATCTGCGCGATCCCAGGATGCGCGGCCTCTACCACCAGTACATGCGCATGCTCAACGCGCGCGGCATCACGCAGATAAAGGAGATGACGTTCGACGACTACTACGGCTTTGCCGACGTGATGGAGCGCATGGAGAGGGACGACGAGCTCACCGTACGCGTCTCGATGATGAGCCAGCCCGTCGGCCGGGGCATGGACCTGGAGCACGGGCGTCGCATGCGCGAGCGCTTTCGCGGGCCGTTCGTGAGCTTCAGCGGCTTCAACCGCATGACCGACCGCTCCATCGGATCGGGCATGGCGGAGCTCAAGGAGCCCTATCTGGACGACCCGGGCTCCCGCTGCGGCGCGTCCGTCGAGTGGGGGCTGATCGAGGACGAGCTCGAGGCCGCCGATGACGCGGGTTTTCGCTACTCCCTGCATTGCCAGGGAGATGCCGCGGTGGCGCATGTGGTCGAGCTCTACGGACGCTGCCGCAAGGGCGATAGCGGCCGGCTGTTGCAGCGCCATGCGATAACGGACCTGGAGCTTGCCGATCCCGAGGACATCGAGCGCCTTGGCGCGCTCGGAGGCGTCTGCGAGGTGTACCCACAGATCCAGTCGCTCGACAAGAAGGCCGACCTCCTGGCCATGGTCAGCCGGAAGATCGGCCCCAAGCGCTTTGGGCACTACTGGATGCGCCGCCAGATGTGGGACGCCGGCTGCAAGGTGGCGTGTGGCACCGACCTGCCGCTGATGCTCCCCTCCATCGGCGAGGCGATCTACTGTGGCTGCGGCGGGCACTTTGACGACGGTGGCACCGCACGCGAGGAGAACATGCTCACGGTGCCCGAGATGCTGCTCGCCTGGACGGCAAACGGTGCGTACGACTGCTATGCGGAGGACCGCCTGGGCACGCTCGAGCCAGGCAAGCTGGCGGACATCGTGGTGCTCGAGGCCGACGTGCTGCATGCGGACCCCGCAGACGTTCGCGAGGTCAATGCCGCACTCACCGTGAGCGACGGGCGTGTGGCATACGACGGCCTCACGTAG
- a CDS encoding acyltransferase, translated as MTAPACQEGPACQAVVARPRHIAYFDWLRALGAVAIVLLHAVVACSVDEGASAVAPGLLAAEGVALVPLSRWAVPVFFMMSGALMLDPTREMGLRKVGRHIWRVAFVLLTIGFAFCLMESAYGAGAIGLSVVGEAVLDLLTGNSWGHLWYLYATLALYVVTPPLRWVVGMAERGTAPMVEVLVLVLWLLCCGAPTLAAAMESGLAVVPSWLGTSVAGASAVGGVATCCGWAFPVVYYLAGHVLFRAGGRIARGGAAWWVVMAVGACACVAMAWLEALGYPDFQLPELCLALPFGAAVFLLARDFLDVAVTTPVGGGGHPAEGDGYHLAGGGGHPAIATLCGYSFGIYVIHPLFGHILLKLGVVTDAVASCGAGGVVALQLCIAALGLVGSMALTWTLRRWIPGFRGKV; from the coding sequence GTGACGGCACCTGCGTGCCAGGAGGGACCTGCATGCCAGGCGGTGGTCGCCCGTCCCCGTCACATCGCCTATTTCGACTGGCTCCGTGCACTTGGGGCGGTGGCCATCGTCCTGCTGCATGCTGTCGTGGCCTGCTCCGTCGACGAGGGCGCCTCCGCCGTCGCGCCCGGGCTGCTTGCGGCAGAGGGCGTGGCCCTCGTCCCGCTCTCCCGCTGGGCCGTCCCCGTGTTCTTCATGATGAGCGGCGCGCTCATGCTCGACCCGACGCGAGAGATGGGCCTGCGCAAGGTCGGTCGCCACATCTGGCGCGTAGCATTCGTGCTGCTTACCATAGGGTTTGCGTTCTGCCTCATGGAGAGCGCCTACGGGGCAGGTGCGATCGGCCTGTCCGTGGTGGGGGAGGCCGTCCTCGACCTCCTGACGGGCAACTCCTGGGGCCACCTCTGGTACCTCTACGCCACACTCGCCCTCTATGTCGTCACGCCCCCGTTGCGCTGGGTGGTTGGGATGGCCGAGAGGGGCACGGCGCCGATGGTCGAGGTGCTCGTCCTCGTCCTGTGGCTGCTCTGCTGCGGCGCCCCTACGCTTGCGGCTGCCATGGAGAGCGGGTTGGCGGTGGTCCCCTCGTGGCTCGGTACGTCTGTGGCAGGTGCCTCCGCGGTCGGTGGGGTGGCGACGTGCTGTGGCTGGGCGTTTCCCGTCGTGTACTACCTTGCGGGACATGTCCTGTTCCGTGCTGGCGGGCGCATCGCGCGCGGTGGTGCCGCCTGGTGGGTCGTGATGGCTGTGGGAGCCTGCGCCTGCGTCGCCATGGCCTGGCTCGAGGCCCTGGGCTACCCTGACTTCCAACTGCCGGAGCTGTGCCTGGCCCTGCCATTTGGCGCGGCGGTGTTCCTGCTGGCACGTGACTTCCTGGACGTCGCGGTGACCACCCCTGTGGGAGGTGGCGGGCATCCTGCCGAGGGCGATGGGTACCATCTCGCTGGGGGCGGTGGGCATCCCGCGATCGCGACGCTCTGTGGCTACAGCTTCGGCATCTACGTGATTCATCCCCTCTTTGGTCACATCCTGCTCAAGTTGGGTGTGGTGACGGATGCCGTCGCGTCGTGCGGTGCCGGGGGAGTCGTGGCCCTGCAACTGTGCATCGCTGCCTTGGGCCTGGTGGGGTCGATGGCGCTGACATGGACCTTGCGTAGGTGGATTCCGGGGTTCAGAGGTAAGGTGTAG
- a CDS encoding ribokinase: MSGEKNEHKVIVFGSLNMDLSVECSEYPRRGQTVLGRGFVTTPGGKGGNQAVACARMGADTFMVGKVGADTFGQQLLVSLTNHGVSVGNVSLTNWAATGTALVVRSGDDNRIVVDPGANQRIRYEEVRSAIHGLGQDRNIFLTQLECDFDVTMDALRCANRNYLYTILNAAPAHRLPHDVYQTLDLLCVNESECELLSGIRPVDDASCAMALGRFADLGVRHTVITLGSRGSVTTERGQLVRVSAHEIQAVDTTGAGDAYLGELAAHLAFGGSIVDGMRYATAAAALCCTKVGAQDAMPTWDQVEKFAAAHRVRS, from the coding sequence ATGTCCGGCGAGAAGAACGAGCACAAGGTCATCGTGTTCGGCAGCCTCAACATGGATCTCTCCGTGGAGTGCTCGGAGTATCCCCGAAGGGGCCAGACCGTCCTAGGGCGCGGCTTCGTGACCACCCCGGGTGGCAAGGGCGGCAACCAGGCCGTTGCCTGCGCACGGATGGGCGCGGACACCTTCATGGTGGGAAAGGTGGGCGCCGATACCTTTGGCCAGCAGCTTCTGGTGTCACTCACCAACCATGGCGTGTCCGTGGGCAACGTCAGCCTCACCAACTGGGCGGCGACGGGCACGGCGCTGGTCGTGCGCTCAGGCGATGACAACCGCATCGTCGTCGACCCGGGGGCCAACCAGAGGATCCGCTACGAGGAGGTCCGTTCGGCCATCCATGGCCTGGGGCAGGACCGCAACATCTTCCTGACGCAGCTGGAGTGCGACTTCGACGTCACGATGGACGCGCTCAGGTGCGCAAACCGCAACTACCTGTACACCATCCTGAACGCCGCGCCCGCACACAGGCTCCCGCACGACGTCTACCAGACCCTCGACCTGCTGTGCGTCAACGAGAGCGAGTGCGAGCTGCTCTCGGGCATCCGTCCGGTGGATGACGCCTCCTGCGCCATGGCACTTGGTCGCTTCGCGGACCTGGGCGTCAGGCACACGGTCATCACCCTGGGGTCACGTGGGTCGGTAACGACGGAGAGGGGCCAGCTCGTGCGTGTCTCGGCCCACGAGATCCAGGCGGTTGACACGACAGGTGCGGGGGATGCCTACCTCGGCGAGCTGGCGGCACACCTGGCCTTTGGCGGTTCGATCGTGGATGGCATGCGCTACGCCACGGCCGCCGCGGCGCTCTGCTGCACCAAGGTGGGGGCCCAGGACGCCATGCCCACCTGGGATCAGGTGGAGAAGTTCGCTGCGGCTCACAGGGTTCGCTCGTGA
- a CDS encoding ABC transporter ATP-binding protein, with amino-acid sequence MSQEKKDGHGPGGGHGRRSQRGSLSRILDFAGTRRPLVIIGCLLVAVSMVFTMVPYVYIWLVVRDLVAVAPDWERATSIAGYGWSAFWFSVVGIMVYFAGLMCTHLAAFRMQSNVRKMCSERLMHAPLGYFDTHASGLLRRRIDKMSANIEQLCAHNLADISGTVVMFVATVVLLFAYDWRMGLACLLAVIISFACIFSMMGPDKMQFMSVYQDALDDMSHATTEYVRGIPVVKVFQQTAHSFKALKVSIERYGDLADRYQRAVCEVPQSINLTFIEGAFVFLLPVVILLAPGALATGSLAGLVTDFAFYAIFSAVISTALSKIMFAGGGMMQANDALRRIEEVLDAPQMTVADNPKAPRGNDVEFCDVRFTYEGAEHPALDGVSFRVPAGSTVALVGPSGGGKTTAASLVPRFWDADSGSVLVGGVDVREMDPHVLMDDVAFVFQNNRLFKSSILENVRVARPDATREQVGEALSAAQCDDIIAKLPDSVDTIIGTRGTYLSGGEQQRIMLARAILKDAPIVVLDEATAFADPENERLIQGAFKRLAQGRTVIMVAHRLTTVVGADKIVVLDHGHVVEQGSHEGLVASGGLYARMWADYQTAVSWKISKGVA; translated from the coding sequence ATGTCACAGGAGAAGAAAGATGGGCATGGCCCCGGAGGCGGCCACGGCCGCAGGAGCCAACGTGGCTCGCTGTCCCGCATTCTGGACTTCGCGGGGACGAGGAGGCCGCTGGTCATCATCGGATGCCTGCTCGTTGCCGTGTCGATGGTGTTCACCATGGTGCCCTACGTCTACATCTGGCTCGTGGTGCGCGACCTCGTCGCGGTGGCCCCCGACTGGGAGCGTGCCACCAGCATCGCTGGCTACGGCTGGTCGGCGTTCTGGTTCTCGGTCGTGGGCATCATGGTGTACTTCGCGGGCCTCATGTGCACGCACCTGGCGGCGTTTCGCATGCAGTCCAACGTGCGCAAGATGTGCTCGGAGCGGCTTATGCACGCCCCTCTCGGCTACTTCGACACGCACGCCTCGGGCCTGCTGCGCCGTCGCATCGACAAGATGAGCGCCAACATCGAGCAGCTCTGCGCACACAACCTCGCCGACATCTCGGGCACCGTGGTGATGTTCGTCGCCACCGTGGTGCTCCTCTTTGCCTATGACTGGCGCATGGGCCTTGCCTGCCTGCTGGCCGTGATCATATCGTTCGCGTGCATCTTCTCCATGATGGGGCCGGACAAGATGCAGTTCATGAGCGTGTACCAGGACGCCCTTGATGACATGAGCCACGCGACCACCGAGTACGTGCGCGGCATCCCCGTGGTGAAGGTGTTCCAGCAGACGGCCCACTCCTTCAAGGCGCTCAAGGTCTCCATCGAGAGGTACGGCGACCTTGCCGACAGGTACCAGCGCGCGGTCTGCGAGGTTCCCCAGAGCATCAACCTCACCTTCATCGAGGGGGCCTTCGTGTTCTTGCTCCCCGTCGTGATCCTGCTTGCGCCCGGCGCGCTCGCGACGGGCAGCCTCGCGGGCCTTGTGACGGACTTCGCGTTCTACGCGATCTTCTCGGCTGTCATATCGACGGCGCTCTCCAAGATCATGTTCGCCGGGGGCGGCATGATGCAGGCCAATGACGCCCTCAGACGCATCGAGGAGGTCCTGGATGCGCCTCAGATGACGGTCGCCGACAATCCCAAGGCGCCTCGCGGTAATGACGTCGAGTTTTGCGACGTGCGCTTCACCTACGAGGGGGCGGAGCACCCCGCCCTCGATGGCGTCTCGTTCAGGGTCCCCGCCGGCTCCACGGTCGCGCTCGTGGGGCCTTCCGGCGGCGGAAAGACCACGGCCGCCAGCCTCGTCCCCCGCTTCTGGGATGCCGACTCCGGGTCGGTGCTCGTCGGTGGCGTCGACGTGCGTGAGATGGACCCGCATGTGCTGATGGACGACGTGGCCTTCGTCTTCCAGAACAACCGGCTCTTCAAGTCCTCGATCCTCGAGAACGTGCGTGTCGCGCGCCCCGACGCGACGCGCGAGCAGGTCGGCGAGGCGCTCTCGGCGGCCCAGTGCGACGACATCATCGCCAAGCTCCCCGACAGCGTCGACACGATCATCGGCACGAGGGGGACCTACCTCTCGGGTGGTGAGCAGCAGCGCATCATGCTTGCCCGAGCGATCCTCAAGGACGCCCCCATCGTCGTGCTCGACGAGGCCACGGCCTTTGCCGACCCGGAGAACGAGCGGCTCATCCAGGGGGCCTTCAAGCGCCTGGCACAGGGCCGCACGGTGATCATGGTTGCCCACCGGCTCACGACCGTCGTGGGTGCTGACAAGATCGTGGTCCTCGACCACGGGCATGTGGTCGAGCAGGGATCGCATGAGGGGCTCGTCGCCTCGGGCGGTCTCTATGCGCGCATGTGGGCCGACTACCAGACGGCCGTCTCGTGGAAGATCTCGAAGGGGGTGGCCTAG
- a CDS encoding GntR family transcriptional regulator, translating into MKLSNQSLRPLYLQAMDDIKADIEGGRYAPNHKIPSEAELSGKYAVSRITIRRAVEELVSEGYLTKMQGKGTFVNPPKLARKILQSSEVQSFTETCRAAGRVAGSKLVSCEVVDARPAEREFLDLDEGAKLVYVQRIRTADGVPIMLENNFFPFEGFEFLVTANLDDCSIFSLVGERTGRIPQDTRRCTLSIVRANAEVAALLEVAVGEPLFCEQVEFLDGEGRPLLMGRQYIVGDMYLFDI; encoded by the coding sequence GTGAAGCTGTCCAACCAGTCGCTCAGGCCACTGTACCTGCAGGCGATGGATGACATCAAGGCGGACATCGAGGGCGGGCGCTATGCGCCCAACCACAAGATCCCTTCAGAGGCGGAACTCTCGGGCAAATACGCCGTGAGCCGCATCACGATCAGGCGTGCTGTGGAGGAGCTCGTCTCGGAGGGCTACCTCACCAAGATGCAGGGCAAGGGCACCTTCGTCAACCCGCCCAAGCTTGCGCGCAAGATTCTGCAGAGCTCGGAGGTCCAGAGCTTCACGGAGACCTGTCGCGCGGCGGGCCGCGTCGCCGGCTCCAAGCTCGTCTCATGCGAGGTGGTGGACGCACGTCCTGCCGAGCGTGAGTTCTTGGACCTGGACGAGGGCGCCAAGCTCGTCTATGTCCAGCGCATCCGCACGGCGGACGGCGTCCCCATCATGCTGGAGAACAACTTCTTCCCGTTCGAGGGGTTCGAGTTCTTGGTCACGGCCAACCTGGACGACTGTTCGATCTTCTCGCTTGTGGGGGAGCGCACGGGTCGTATCCCCCAGGACACACGGCGTTGCACCCTGAGCATCGTTCGCGCCAACGCCGAGGTCGCCGCCCTTCTCGAGGTCGCCGTGGGCGAGCCGCTGTTCTGCGAGCAGGTGGAGTTCTTGGACGGCGAGGGGCGCCCCCTGTTGATGGGTCGCCAGTACATAGTCGGCGACATGTACCTCTTCGATATATAG
- a CDS encoding type 1 glutamine amidotransferase, with translation MADVASVPRVLRVAHLYPELLNLYGDSGNILVLRSRMAWRGIGCEVREVHVGERPSFSDVDIAFIGGGSDREERIVCDKLLAERAELCSFVEDGGVLAAVCGGYQLLGDSYLMGDERVGGLGLVDLYTDRGTPRLIGNIAVESRISPQPIVGYENHGGRTHLGPGVEPLGRVLYGHGNDGQTGWEGCLYKNVMGTYVHGPLLPKNPGVADHLIRRALERKYGASELDPLDDEEELAANKVMFDRLMAGEVKER, from the coding sequence GTGGCTGACGTTGCCTCCGTCCCGCGCGTCCTGCGTGTGGCCCACCTCTATCCGGAGCTCCTGAACCTCTACGGCGACTCGGGCAACATCCTCGTCCTCAGGAGCCGCATGGCTTGGCGCGGGATCGGCTGCGAGGTGCGCGAGGTCCACGTGGGCGAGCGCCCGTCCTTCTCGGACGTGGACATAGCCTTCATAGGCGGAGGGTCCGACCGTGAGGAGCGTATCGTCTGCGACAAGCTCCTGGCGGAGCGCGCCGAGCTCTGCTCCTTCGTGGAGGACGGGGGCGTGTTGGCGGCCGTCTGCGGTGGCTACCAGCTCTTGGGCGACTCCTACCTCATGGGGGACGAGAGGGTCGGCGGCCTTGGGCTCGTGGACCTCTACACCGATCGCGGCACCCCGCGCCTTATCGGCAACATCGCCGTCGAGAGCCGCATCAGCCCCCAACCCATCGTGGGCTACGAGAACCACGGCGGTCGCACGCACCTGGGCCCGGGCGTCGAGCCGCTCGGGCGCGTCCTCTACGGGCACGGCAACGACGGGCAGACGGGCTGGGAGGGCTGCCTGTACAAGAACGTCATGGGCACCTACGTCCACGGCCCGCTCCTGCCCAAGAACCCGGGTGTCGCGGACCACCTCATCCGTCGGGCGCTGGAGCGCAAGTATGGCGCCTCCGAGCTCGATCCGCTCGACGACGAAGAGGAGCTGGCCGCCAACAAGGTGATGTTCGACCGCCTCATGGCAGGCGAGGTCAAGGAGCGCTAG
- a CDS encoding YfcC family protein, whose protein sequence is MAHEGSATDGKREGSAQRKGLRWRKGLQLPHVYTIIFLLMVVFAVLTWIIPSGSYERQTIETAAGEREVAVAGTYQPTEKTYLDDETGKEVDLRTDLQELLMAPTQGIQAAADVVAFVLLIGGSFGIITKTNAINAGLSHVIGKLKDKDILIIPVSMLLLSVCGTTFGMSEEALPFYAIFIPIMMGLGYDSMTAFMICFMGPNIGYIASTVNPFNVLIAQGVVGIEGNPQLWLRAVVWVVFTVLAIVWVMRYARRVKRDPEGSITYADDIAKRIEFSVSDESVVQPFSARQKGVLVVFAAGMGLIVWGLVTQSWYMDEISAVFFGMGVLSGIVGGLSEREMAEEFVKGLADFAYAAVIIGLARSILVIAENGMIIDTILNSMATLLAGVPSAIYTTILYVVLGLLSLLVPSSSGLAALTMPIVGPLTQLVGVNPEAAVTALAMANQTINTISPTAGMTVAGLAVAKISFGQWWKTCWKFMAVIAALGIAVTALSGMLPV, encoded by the coding sequence ATGGCACACGAGGGTTCGGCCACGGATGGGAAGCGCGAGGGGTCCGCCCAGCGCAAGGGACTGCGGTGGCGCAAGGGGCTCCAGCTGCCGCACGTGTACACGATCATCTTCCTGCTCATGGTGGTCTTTGCGGTTCTGACCTGGATCATTCCATCGGGGTCGTATGAGCGCCAGACCATCGAGACCGCCGCTGGCGAGCGCGAGGTCGCGGTTGCGGGAACCTACCAACCCACCGAGAAGACGTACCTGGACGACGAGACCGGAAAGGAGGTGGACCTGCGCACCGACCTCCAGGAGCTTCTGATGGCGCCGACCCAGGGCATCCAGGCCGCCGCCGACGTCGTGGCGTTCGTCCTCCTCATCGGCGGATCCTTTGGCATCATCACCAAGACCAACGCCATCAACGCCGGCCTCTCCCACGTCATTGGAAAGCTCAAGGACAAGGACATCCTGATCATTCCGGTCTCGATGCTGCTGCTGTCGGTCTGCGGCACCACCTTCGGCATGTCCGAGGAGGCCCTGCCGTTCTATGCCATCTTTATCCCCATCATGATGGGGCTGGGATATGACTCGATGACGGCGTTCATGATCTGCTTCATGGGCCCCAACATCGGCTACATCGCCTCGACCGTGAACCCGTTCAACGTGCTCATCGCCCAAGGCGTCGTGGGGATCGAGGGCAACCCGCAGCTGTGGCTGCGCGCCGTCGTCTGGGTGGTCTTCACCGTGCTGGCCATCGTCTGGGTCATGCGCTATGCCCGTAGGGTCAAGCGTGACCCCGAGGGCTCCATCACCTATGCGGACGACATCGCCAAGCGCATCGAGTTCTCCGTCAGCGACGAGAGCGTCGTCCAGCCGTTCAGTGCGCGTCAGAAGGGCGTGCTCGTGGTCTTTGCGGCGGGCATGGGCCTCATCGTGTGGGGCCTTGTGACGCAGAGCTGGTACATGGACGAGATCTCTGCCGTGTTCTTTGGCATGGGCGTGCTCTCCGGCATCGTGGGCGGACTCTCCGAGCGCGAGATGGCCGAGGAGTTCGTCAAAGGCCTCGCGGACTTCGCCTATGCAGCGGTCATCATCGGCCTGGCCCGCTCCATCCTGGTCATCGCCGAGAACGGCATGATCATCGACACCATCCTGAACTCCATGGCGACCCTGCTCGCGGGAGTTCCGTCAGCCATCTACACCACGATTCTCTACGTGGTCCTGGGCCTGCTGTCACTCCTGGTTCCCAGCTCATCGGGGCTGGCCGCGCTGACGATGCCCATCGTCGGGCCCCTCACCCAGCTCGTGGGCGTCAACCCCGAGGCCGCCGTCACCGCCCTGGCCATGGCCAACCAGACCATCAATACCATCAGTCCGACGGCGGGCATGACCGTCGCCGGGCTGGCCGTGGCCAAGATCTCCTTCGGCCAGTGGTGGAAGACCTGCTGGAAGTTCATGGCCGTGATCGCCGCGCTGGGCATCGCGGTCACCGCCCTCTCGGGCATGCTGCCCGTCTAG